One region of Oxalobacteraceae bacterium OTU3CAMAD1 genomic DNA includes:
- a CDS encoding Lrp/AsnC ligand binding domain-containing protein → MLDKISKKILMELQSDGRISNVELAARVNLSPAACLERVRKLHESGYIMGYTAQLNPQLLDVSLLVFIEVVLDRTTPEVFDAFKHSVQVIPEVLECHMVAGGFDYLVKARVKDMAAYREFLGKTLLQKGVRETHTYAVMEEVKNTTKLPIK, encoded by the coding sequence ATGTTAGACAAGATCAGCAAAAAAATCTTGATGGAGTTGCAGAGCGATGGTCGCATCAGCAACGTGGAGCTGGCGGCGCGGGTAAATCTGTCACCGGCCGCTTGCCTGGAGCGCGTGCGCAAGTTGCACGAGTCCGGCTACATCATGGGCTACACCGCGCAACTGAATCCCCAGCTGCTTGACGTTTCATTGCTCGTCTTCATCGAAGTCGTGCTCGATCGCACGACGCCCGAAGTGTTCGACGCCTTCAAACACAGCGTCCAGGTCATTCCGGAAGTGCTGGAATGCCACATGGTCGCCGGCGGTTTCGACTACCTGGTCAAAGCCCGGGTCAAGGACATGGCCGCCTACCGCGAATTCCTGGGTAAAACCCTGCTCCAAAAAGGTGTGCGGGAAACCCACACTTATGCCGTGATGGAAGAAGTCAAGAATACCACCAAGTTACCTATAAAGTAG
- the putA gene encoding trifunctional transcriptional regulator/proline dehydrogenase/L-glutamate gamma-semialdehyde dehydrogenase gives MQAADPTVFTPFAALQAEILRDPIPLRAAVTAAYRRDEVSAVQWLLDQIKNNDANSLQQAQQLAHKLVSSVREQRTRASGVDALMHEFSLSSEEGVALMCLAEALLRIPDNATADRLIADKISKGDWRKHLGESPSLFVNAATWGLLITGKLVSTNSETGLGSALTKLISKGGEPLIRKGVDLAMRMLGNQFVTGQTIDEAIKNGQGNEARGYRYSYDMLGEAALTEADAKNYYASYETAIHAIGKASNGRGIKNGPGISVKLSALHPRYSRAQRARVMEELLPRMRQLVLLAKHYNIGLNIDAEEADRLELSLDLMEALAYDPELAGFEGIGFVVQAYQKRCPFAIDFLIDLAKRSGRKFMVRLVKGAYWDAEIKRAQVDGMSGYPVYTRKVYTDVSYLVCAQKLLGATDVIYPQFATHNAQTLSTIYTWAKRDGVTDYEFQCLHGMGESLYDQVVGKDNLDKPCRIYAPVGTHETLLAYLVRRLLENGANSSFVNQIVDEAIPIESLIKDPVAQAREQGGQPHAGIPLPQAMFGAERKNSAGFDLANEDVLREISAALAVPRTWYASPLLAGGVSVGQPVQDVSNPAQHSDIVGKLVEATTTDVDSALISASNFAMDWQTTQPSERAAALNRAADLFEANAMELMTLAIREAGKSLPNAIAELREAVDFLRYYAAEVAGSTNTLALGPVTCISPWNFPLAIFTGQVAASLAAGNVVLAKPAEQTPLIAHRAVELLHEAGIPRAALQFLPGRGEVVGAALTADPRVKGVIFTGSTEVAQLINRTLAKRAAAENIEIPLIAETGGQNAMIVDSSALPEQVVQDAISSAFDSAGQRCSALRVLFLQEDIADKTIKMLKGAMLELKVGCPDRLVTDIGPVIDAEAQQNLLAHINKLKGTAVNYFSLDLPSSVITAGTFVPPTVLEIRSLSELTQEVFGPVLHVIRYKRADLPKLVQQINESGFGLTLGIHSRIDETIDYISSNAHVGNIYVNRNIVGAVVGVQPFGGEGKSGTGPKAGGPLYLKRLQRGATATPQHQHDRQATPALDALTAWAQKHGRDGIAKLADQYSRTTMLGSLTALPGPTGERNTLALVPRGAVVCAAGTQDGLLNQLAAVLATGNIALLAGETAKLVPGDLPATVKDRIKPVADLNGFEGDFQIALVESMLAGSLYSQLAARSGALVSLIDTNEDGAIPLWRLLAERALCVNTTAAGGNASLMTLEA, from the coding sequence ATGCAAGCAGCAGATCCGACCGTTTTCACCCCCTTCGCAGCGTTACAAGCAGAAATCCTGCGCGACCCGATTCCATTGCGCGCAGCAGTGACGGCGGCCTACCGGCGCGACGAAGTGAGCGCGGTTCAGTGGTTGTTGGATCAGATCAAAAACAACGACGCCAATAGCTTGCAACAGGCGCAGCAACTGGCGCATAAACTGGTCAGCTCGGTACGCGAACAGCGCACCCGCGCCTCCGGCGTCGACGCCCTGATGCACGAGTTCTCGCTATCGTCGGAAGAGGGTGTCGCGCTGATGTGCCTGGCCGAAGCACTGTTGCGTATTCCCGACAATGCCACCGCCGACCGCCTGATCGCCGACAAAATCAGCAAGGGCGACTGGCGCAAGCACCTGGGCGAGTCGCCGTCGCTGTTCGTCAACGCGGCCACGTGGGGTCTGCTCATCACCGGCAAACTGGTCAGCACCAACAGCGAGACCGGCCTGGGCTCGGCCTTGACCAAGCTTATTTCCAAAGGCGGCGAGCCGCTGATCCGCAAAGGGGTCGACCTGGCGATGCGCATGCTGGGCAATCAGTTCGTCACCGGCCAGACCATCGACGAAGCCATCAAGAATGGCCAGGGCAACGAGGCGCGCGGTTATCGTTATTCATATGACATGTTGGGCGAGGCGGCGCTGACCGAGGCCGACGCCAAGAACTACTATGCCTCCTACGAGACGGCGATCCACGCGATCGGCAAGGCTTCGAACGGGCGCGGCATCAAGAACGGTCCCGGTATTTCGGTCAAGCTGTCGGCGCTGCACCCGCGTTACAGCCGCGCCCAGCGCGCGCGCGTGATGGAGGAATTGCTGCCGCGTATGCGTCAACTGGTGCTGCTGGCCAAGCACTACAACATCGGCCTGAACATCGATGCGGAAGAGGCCGACCGCCTGGAACTGTCGCTGGACCTGATGGAGGCGCTGGCTTACGACCCGGAACTGGCCGGCTTCGAAGGCATCGGCTTCGTCGTGCAGGCGTATCAGAAGCGCTGCCCGTTCGCGATCGATTTCCTGATCGACCTGGCCAAGCGCAGCGGCCGCAAATTCATGGTGCGCCTGGTCAAGGGCGCGTATTGGGATGCGGAGATCAAGCGCGCCCAGGTGGACGGCATGAGCGGCTATCCGGTCTACACGCGCAAGGTCTACACCGACGTTTCCTATCTGGTGTGCGCGCAAAAGCTGCTCGGCGCAACCGACGTAATCTATCCCCAGTTCGCCACGCACAACGCGCAAACCTTGTCGACCATCTACACCTGGGCCAAGCGCGACGGCGTGACCGACTACGAATTCCAGTGCCTTCACGGCATGGGCGAATCGCTGTACGACCAGGTCGTCGGCAAGGACAACCTGGACAAGCCGTGCCGTATTTACGCGCCGGTCGGCACGCATGAAACCTTGCTGGCCTACCTGGTGCGCCGCCTGCTGGAGAACGGCGCCAACTCGTCGTTCGTCAACCAGATCGTCGACGAGGCGATTCCGATCGAATCGCTGATCAAGGACCCGGTCGCCCAGGCGCGCGAGCAGGGCGGCCAGCCGCACGCCGGCATTCCGCTGCCGCAAGCGATGTTTGGCGCTGAGCGCAAGAACTCGGCAGGCTTCGACCTGGCCAACGAGGACGTGCTGCGCGAGATTTCGGCGGCGCTGGCCGTGCCGCGCACCTGGTACGCGTCGCCGCTGCTGGCGGGCGGCGTCAGCGTCGGCCAGCCGGTGCAGGATGTCAGCAATCCGGCCCAGCATAGCGATATCGTCGGCAAACTGGTCGAAGCGACCACCACCGACGTCGACAGCGCGCTGATCAGCGCCAGCAATTTTGCGATGGATTGGCAGACCACCCAGCCGTCCGAACGCGCCGCCGCGTTAAACCGCGCCGCCGACCTGTTCGAAGCGAACGCGATGGAACTGATGACCCTGGCGATCCGCGAAGCGGGCAAGTCGTTGCCGAACGCGATCGCCGAGCTGCGCGAAGCGGTCGATTTCCTGCGTTACTACGCGGCCGAAGTCGCCGGTTCGACCAATACCCTGGCCTTGGGTCCGGTCACCTGCATCAGCCCGTGGAACTTCCCGCTCGCGATTTTCACCGGCCAGGTCGCCGCCTCGCTGGCGGCGGGCAACGTGGTGCTGGCCAAGCCGGCCGAGCAAACGCCGCTGATCGCGCACCGCGCGGTCGAGCTGCTGCACGAAGCGGGCATTCCGCGCGCCGCGCTGCAATTCCTGCCTGGCCGTGGCGAAGTGGTCGGCGCCGCGCTGACCGCCGATCCGCGTGTGAAAGGTGTGATCTTCACCGGCTCGACCGAAGTGGCGCAGCTGATCAACCGCACCTTGGCCAAGCGTGCGGCCGCCGAGAACATCGAGATTCCGCTGATCGCCGAGACCGGTGGTCAAAACGCGATGATCGTCGATTCGTCGGCCTTGCCGGAACAGGTTGTTCAGGATGCGATTTCGTCCGCCTTCGACAGTGCCGGCCAGCGTTGCTCGGCGCTGCGCGTGCTGTTCCTGCAGGAAGATATCGCCGACAAAACCATCAAAATGCTCAAAGGCGCGATGCTGGAGCTGAAAGTCGGCTGTCCGGACCGCCTGGTGACCGATATCGGCCCGGTCATCGACGCCGAAGCGCAGCAAAACCTGCTGGCGCACATTAACAAGCTCAAGGGCACAGCGGTGAATTACTTCTCGCTGGATCTGCCATCAAGCGTGATTACCGCCGGTACTTTTGTTCCGCCGACGGTACTGGAGATCCGTTCACTGTCGGAACTGACGCAAGAAGTCTTCGGCCCGGTTCTGCACGTGATCCGCTACAAGCGGGCCGATCTGCCGAAACTGGTCCAGCAAATCAACGAAAGCGGTTTTGGCCTGACCCTGGGCATACATTCGCGCATCGATGAAACGATCGACTACATCAGCTCGAACGCGCATGTCGGCAATATCTACGTGAATCGCAACATCGTCGGCGCGGTTGTGGGCGTGCAGCCATTTGGTGGCGAAGGCAAATCCGGCACCGGCCCGAAAGCCGGCGGTCCGCTGTACTTGAAGCGTCTGCAGCGCGGTGCAACAGCAACGCCGCAACACCAGCACGACCGCCAGGCGACGCCCGCGCTGGACGCCCTGACCGCCTGGGCGCAAAAGCACGGCCGCGATGGCATCGCCAAGCTGGCCGATCAGTACAGCCGCACGACGATGCTGGGCAGCCTGACCGCCTTGCCGGGCCCGACCGGCGAGCGCAACACGCTGGCGTTGGTGCCACGTGGCGCGGTGGTTTGTGCCGCAGGCACCCAGGACGGCCTGCTGAACCAGCTGGCCGCCGTACTCGCCACCGGAAATATTGCCCTGCTCGCAGGCGAGACGGCCAAGCTGGTGCCAGGAGATCTGCCGGCGACAGTGAAGGACCGCATCAAGCCAGTGGCCGATTTAAACGGTTTCGAAGGCGATTTCCAGATCGCCCTGGTGGAATCGATGCTGGCCGGCAGCTTGTACAGCCAACTGGCGGCCCGTAGCGGGGCGCTGGTGAGCCTGATCGACACGAACGAGGATGGGGCCATCCCCCTGTGGCGTTTGCTTGCTGAGCGGGCTCTGTGCGTCAACACGACCGCTGCGGGCGGCAACGCCAGCCTGATGACGCTCGAAGCGTAA
- a CDS encoding 5'-methylthioadenosine/adenosylhomocysteine nucleosidase: MRLGIISALAEEQHGLIEALESPYKHVHGMREYTTGKLWEIDAVCVLSRIGKVAAAMTAAILVEKFGVTHIVFTGVAGSGDRNVKVGDIVVAEALVQHDFDASPLFPQFEIPLTGLSHFATDVALTERLAIAAAKTTRVHRGLIASGDQFIGKLAQIQAIKAGLPELLAVEMEGAAVAQVCFELGIPFAVIRTISDNANDDAAVDFMHFIKTVASRYAFEVIHNFCKP; the protein is encoded by the coding sequence ATGCGTCTAGGCATCATTAGTGCGTTGGCTGAAGAACAGCATGGGCTGATAGAAGCCCTTGAGAGCCCCTACAAGCACGTCCATGGCATGAGGGAGTACACGACCGGGAAACTCTGGGAAATCGACGCTGTGTGCGTTCTGTCGCGTATAGGCAAGGTCGCAGCGGCGATGACAGCCGCAATCCTTGTGGAAAAGTTCGGAGTTACCCACATCGTCTTCACCGGCGTCGCTGGAAGCGGGGATAGAAACGTCAAAGTGGGCGATATCGTCGTCGCGGAAGCGTTGGTTCAGCATGATTTCGATGCCAGCCCACTGTTTCCGCAGTTTGAAATCCCGCTAACGGGGCTATCTCACTTCGCCACCGACGTCGCCTTGACGGAAAGATTGGCCATCGCAGCCGCGAAAACCACGCGTGTGCATCGTGGATTGATCGCCAGCGGCGACCAGTTCATCGGAAAATTGGCGCAAATCCAGGCCATCAAAGCCGGATTGCCTGAATTATTAGCAGTGGAAATGGAAGGTGCAGCCGTCGCGCAAGTGTGTTTTGAGCTTGGCATCCCGTTCGCGGTGATCAGAACGATCTCGGACAATGCCAATGACGACGCCGCCGTCGACTTCATGCATTTCATCAAAACCGTAGCATCGCGCTACGCGTTCGAGGTTATCCACAACTTCTGCAAGCCGTAA